From the genome of Candidatus Omnitrophota bacterium, one region includes:
- a CDS encoding TIGR02281 family clan AA aspartic protease produces the protein MKIGMCIFALGVFTIIGIACADTLYLKNGRTLEGLVKFENDKSVELDVGFGTVTFERAAVEKVERSSPDEIAVILKNWEIERKKSQEMQAKAEEQWKQEMQQWKEKKAIEEIKQQYRPKEVSVEKSEGHLLVDATLNKKLRARLIIDTGASLILLTNDMARRIGVNIYKDGTPVEIQVADGRKLPARYIILSNVRVENVEASDVEAAFFTEEHKDLNIQDGLLGMSFLKRFNFQYDAKGNKLVLERIR, from the coding sequence ATGAAAATAGGAATGTGCATTTTCGCGCTTGGCGTATTTACAATTATTGGCATTGCCTGCGCGGACACTTTATATTTAAAAAACGGAAGGACCTTGGAGGGGTTGGTTAAGTTTGAAAACGATAAGAGTGTTGAGTTAGATGTAGGTTTTGGCACAGTTACCTTTGAGAGGGCCGCGGTAGAGAAAGTAGAGAGGTCAAGCCCGGATGAAATAGCGGTTATTTTAAAGAACTGGGAGATTGAGCGCAAGAAATCACAAGAGATGCAGGCAAAAGCTGAAGAACAATGGAAGCAGGAAATGCAGCAGTGGAAAGAAAAAAAGGCCATAGAGGAAATAAAACAGCAGTATAGGCCTAAAGAAGTAAGCGTAGAAAAATCCGAAGGGCATCTTTTGGTAGATGCCACTTTAAATAAAAAATTAAGGGCAAGGTTGATCATAGATACCGGGGCATCTCTTATTTTGTTGACTAATGATATGGCTAGAAGGATAGGGGTTAATATTTATAAGGACGGCACGCCGGTTGAGATACAGGTAGCTGATGGCAGGAAATTGCCCGCGCGTTATATTATTTTAAGCAATGTGCGGGTAGAAAATGTGGAGGCATCCGATGTGGAGGCAGCGTTTTTTACCGAAGAGCATAAAGACCTGAATATTCAGGACGGACTTTTGGGCATGTCTTTCTTAAAAAGGTTTAATTTCCAGTATGACGCTAAAGGCAATAAGCTTGTTTTGGAGAGGATAAGATGA
- a CDS encoding fumarylacetoacetate hydrolase family protein — MRIARFSYRDKQFWGVISGNHVQLLKEQPYSGIRKSNIQISLSKIKFLVPAVPQKIILVGLNYKDHAKELNMPVPKEPVIFIKPVTSLIAHQEEIIYPAQVKRLDYEAELALVIKKKAKNISPQKAVSYILGFTCLNDVTARDIQKKDRQWTRAKSFDTFCPVGPYLETDINPKNLFVKSYLNGKIKQDSNTSNFIFPVNYLVSFISSIMTLYPGDIISTGTPFGVGSMRPGDLIEIEIQGIGRLVNRVKKIRRTA, encoded by the coding sequence ATGCGCATAGCCAGATTTTCTTATCGCGATAAACAATTCTGGGGAGTTATTTCCGGCAATCATGTCCAGCTTTTAAAAGAACAGCCTTATTCAGGCATCCGCAAAAGCAATATCCAAATTTCCTTATCAAAAATAAAATTTTTAGTTCCGGCTGTGCCGCAAAAAATTATTCTGGTAGGTTTAAATTATAAAGACCACGCCAAAGAATTAAATATGCCTGTCCCCAAAGAGCCGGTTATATTTATCAAGCCGGTTACCTCTCTAATCGCGCATCAGGAAGAAATAATCTATCCTGCGCAGGTTAAGCGGCTTGATTACGAGGCGGAGCTGGCATTGGTGATTAAGAAAAAGGCTAAAAATATTTCTCCCCAGAAAGCTGTTTCTTATATTTTGGGTTTTACTTGTTTAAATGATGTGACTGCCCGCGATATCCAGAAAAAAGACAGGCAATGGACAAGAGCGAAATCTTTTGATACCTTCTGCCCGGTAGGGCCGTATCTTGAAACTGATATTAATCCGAAAAATCTTTTTGTAAAATCATATCTTAACGGTAAAATAAAGCAGGATTCTAACACCAGCAATTTCATATTTCCGGTTAATTATCTGGTTTCTTTTATATCCAGTATTATGACTTTGTACCCGGGAGATATTATTTCTACCGGAACACCTTTTGGGGTGGGGTCAATGCGCCCGGGAGATTTAATAGAAATAGAAATTCAGGGTATTGGCCGCTTGGTGAACCGGGTTAAAAAAATAAGGAGAACTGCATGA
- a CDS encoding DUF3786 domain-containing protein, with protein sequence MGYAAALDKAWEELQAATKQKSLSVRFLADNYQVDITRRKVFSLSCNVPAKDFPSVIILHYLVKSLSGLPQVTGQWLDFRQLSGVEGYWAAFKKRAIDPLIRKYGASPEKILDVLGRFPGKKEPYGDYAVAIEAFDRVPVLLALWEKDEEFAPEANIFLDKSAKDIFCIEDMIVLAGLVCANV encoded by the coding sequence ATGGGATATGCGGCAGCTTTAGATAAGGCTTGGGAGGAATTACAGGCGGCAACAAAGCAAAAAAGCCTGTCTGTGCGCTTTTTAGCGGATAATTACCAGGTTGATATTACGCGAAGAAAGGTTTTTTCTTTGTCCTGCAATGTTCCGGCAAAGGATTTTCCTTCGGTAATTATATTGCATTATCTGGTGAAGAGCCTTTCTGGCCTGCCGCAGGTTACTGGCCAGTGGTTGGATTTCCGCCAGCTGTCAGGTGTGGAGGGTTATTGGGCAGCATTTAAGAAACGCGCCATTGACCCTTTAATCAGGAAATACGGCGCTTCTCCGGAAAAAATCTTAGATGTCTTAGGACGTTTCCCCGGTAAAAAAGAACCTTATGGCGATTATGCAGTTGCCATAGAAGCTTTTGACAGGGTTCCGGTATTATTGGCGCTTTGGGAGAAAGACGAGGAATTTGCTCCCGAGGCGAATATTTTCTTGGATAAAAGCGCCAAAGATATTTTTTGCATTGAGGATATGATTGTTTTGGCAGGATTAGTTTGCGCAAACGTTTAG
- a CDS encoding ATP-dependent helicase, whose translation MSQDLQNQLNPAQIQAVTSTEGPYLVIAGAGSGKTRVLVHRVAHLVSAGVNPEQILLLTFTRKAAEEMLRRASILLDSRCHNVSGGTFHSFANYILRQYASLVNLSSNFTILDDADSADIINLARVELGMQKFKDHFPKKQTIQDIISKAVNKSDSIESIAYDEYPQFMQWVEELEKIKNEYSSYKQKHSMLDYDDLLVYLKQLLSTHEEIRDRLSDKYRYIMVDEYQDTNKIQAEIVCLLAKKHSNVMVVGDDAQSIYSFRGANFRNIMDFPLLFKGTNVIKLEENYRSVKPILDLTNQIIRFSEEKFDKELFTSKKGGSVPVYSEVLDEHAQSKYVADKIVQLLENGTSLSEVAVLFRSGWHSNDLEVELASRSIPFVKYGGQKFVEAAHIKDILSYLRISYNLLDTASWMRLLLLMPSIGVKTAGRFIQEVVAKGDVFNLKHKILDKTSVLRSLCVMLKDIQGKNILPVDLIEGFLKHYEPLLKDKYDDHNKRVNDLDSLMRIAARYKSLERFLTDMALEPPEKSLAGRDPHKKDDVLTLSTIHSAKGLEWENVFLIYLAEGHLPSYLSVEKPQAVEEERRLLYVALTRAKQRLFMIKPQLNRSGRSYFGSSNTMFNQPSRFIIQDSLIEKYANIENSSGESLGIDDVEFEDILG comes from the coding sequence ATGTCCCAAGACTTGCAAAATCAACTTAATCCCGCACAAATTCAAGCCGTTACCTCTACAGAAGGCCCATACCTTGTTATTGCCGGAGCCGGTAGCGGCAAGACCCGTGTTTTAGTGCACCGGGTGGCGCATTTAGTTTCTGCAGGAGTAAATCCCGAACAAATACTTCTTCTTACCTTTACCCGTAAAGCTGCTGAAGAAATGCTTAGGCGCGCTTCCATACTTTTAGACAGCCGCTGCCATAATGTATCCGGAGGCACATTTCATTCTTTTGCCAATTATATTTTGCGCCAATACGCGTCACTGGTCAATCTATCCTCTAATTTCACCATACTTGATGATGCTGATTCCGCGGATATCATCAATTTAGCGCGCGTGGAATTGGGGATGCAGAAATTTAAGGATCATTTTCCCAAGAAGCAGACCATTCAAGACATTATTTCTAAAGCTGTGAATAAGTCTGATTCTATTGAGAGTATTGCCTATGATGAATATCCGCAATTCATGCAGTGGGTGGAGGAGCTGGAAAAGATAAAAAATGAATATTCAAGCTATAAACAAAAACATTCTATGCTTGATTACGATGATCTCCTTGTATATTTAAAACAACTTCTTTCTACCCACGAAGAGATCCGTGATAGGCTGTCAGATAAGTATAGGTATATTATGGTAGATGAGTATCAGGATACAAATAAAATACAGGCAGAAATAGTTTGCCTTTTAGCCAAGAAGCATTCCAATGTTATGGTCGTAGGCGATGATGCCCAGAGTATTTATTCTTTCCGCGGGGCGAATTTCAGGAATATTATGGATTTCCCTTTACTGTTTAAAGGCACCAATGTGATTAAATTAGAGGAGAATTACCGTTCAGTAAAGCCTATTCTTGACCTGACCAATCAGATCATCCGTTTCTCGGAGGAGAAATTTGACAAAGAGCTTTTTACCAGTAAAAAAGGCGGCAGTGTCCCGGTATATTCTGAAGTTTTGGATGAACACGCCCAGTCCAAATATGTCGCGGATAAGATTGTACAATTGTTAGAGAATGGAACTTCTCTTTCCGAGGTGGCAGTTTTATTCCGTTCTGGCTGGCATTCCAATGACTTGGAAGTAGAATTGGCCTCGCGCAGTATCCCTTTTGTAAAATACGGAGGGCAGAAATTCGTGGAGGCCGCGCACATAAAAGATATTCTTTCTTATTTGCGTATAAGTTATAATCTGCTTGATACGGCAAGTTGGATGAGGCTTCTTCTTTTAATGCCTTCTATTGGGGTTAAGACTGCGGGGCGTTTTATTCAGGAAGTAGTGGCTAAGGGTGACGTATTTAATTTAAAACATAAGATTCTTGATAAAACTTCTGTTTTACGCAGTTTGTGCGTTATGCTCAAAGATATACAAGGTAAAAATATCCTGCCGGTTGATCTAATTGAGGGTTTCTTAAAACACTATGAGCCGTTATTAAAAGACAAATATGACGACCATAATAAAAGGGTCAATGATCTGGATTCTTTAATGCGTATTGCCGCGCGTTACAAGTCGTTGGAACGTTTCTTAACTGACATGGCGCTTGAGCCTCCGGAAAAGTCCCTTGCCGGAAGAGACCCGCATAAAAAAGATGACGTGTTAACACTGTCTACTATTCATTCTGCCAAGGGTTTGGAATGGGAAAATGTTTTCTTGATCTATCTTGCCGAAGGGCATTTGCCTTCTTATCTATCGGTTGAGAAGCCCCAGGCCGTGGAGGAAGAGCGCAGGCTTCTTTATGTGGCGCTTACCCGCGCTAAACAGCGGCTGTTTATGATCAAGCCGCAGCTTAACCGCTCAGGGAGAAGCTATTTCGGCTCCAGTAATACCATGTTCAATCAGCCATCGCGTTTTATTATTCAGGATTCCTTGATTGAGAAATATGCCAATATTGAGAATTCTTCCGGGGAATCTCTGGGTATTGATGATGTTGAATTTGAGGATATCTTAGGGTAA
- a CDS encoding DEAD/DEAH box helicase, with protein sequence MIYDPFQQTAIDYINQGFSVIVSAPTGAGKTAIAEHVIESCLKEKSGGVIYTAPIKALSNQKFRDFQKNYRDDIGILTGDVSLNPFAPVLIMTTEIFRNKILDQPETLKKYKWVIFDEIHYLDNQERGTVWEEALMFMPEHMRILGLSATIPNIKELCLWIESIHRKPIKSVIENNRPVPLHFFYQYNNEVSANLNPIKNPRNSKPNKTLRLIEYIQQHEGLPCIYFVFGRRRAEELAHDLSGFNFLSHQERTTITQMYKGLCRMFDLEQEPSAVDMYPLIEKGVAFHHAGMLPTLKEAIERLFTSKLIKVIFTTETFALGINMPSKSVAFDELRKFYGRYVRSLKTRDFYQMAGRAGRRGIDKEGFVYSRVNPFRIQPHEVKKIIYSPPEEVISQFNTSYATILNLYEKHRDKVLEIYPRTLHYFQSRKNRQKEALRLMDAKLKLLKKDGHIQNDMLTQKGAFAKTVYSYELLMAELFVIGALEQMDEVQLALTCLAAVFEPRKGQEILDISHRARKVRRYCEEIFAHIKEKEESFRIYPSSKMPYFNLSTAMEAWLNGTQFNKILKYTDTDEGEIIRYFRMSVQILREINDNKVSSAALHKRLGETIRVINRDIVNAENQLRKG encoded by the coding sequence ATGATTTACGACCCCTTTCAACAAACCGCCATTGACTACATCAATCAGGGCTTTTCAGTTATTGTTTCCGCTCCCACCGGAGCAGGCAAAACCGCAATAGCAGAACATGTAATTGAATCCTGCCTAAAAGAAAAATCAGGCGGAGTAATCTATACCGCTCCGATTAAAGCCCTGTCTAACCAGAAGTTCCGCGATTTCCAGAAAAATTACCGCGATGACATCGGGATACTAACCGGAGACGTTTCGCTTAATCCATTCGCGCCTGTGTTAATCATGACTACCGAGATCTTCCGCAACAAAATCTTAGACCAGCCGGAAACCCTGAAAAAATATAAATGGGTTATTTTTGACGAAATACATTACCTTGATAATCAAGAGCGCGGCACAGTCTGGGAAGAAGCGCTGATGTTTATGCCGGAACACATGCGCATACTGGGGCTATCTGCCACTATCCCCAATATTAAAGAATTGTGCCTTTGGATTGAATCCATACACCGGAAACCCATAAAATCTGTTATAGAAAACAACCGGCCTGTTCCATTGCACTTCTTCTACCAATACAATAACGAGGTTTCAGCAAATTTAAATCCCATAAAAAATCCCAGAAACTCCAAACCGAATAAAACCTTGCGCCTTATTGAATATATCCAACAGCACGAAGGCCTGCCCTGCATTTATTTTGTCTTTGGCAGGCGGCGCGCCGAAGAATTAGCCCATGATTTATCCGGATTTAATTTTTTATCCCATCAAGAAAGAACAACTATCACCCAGATGTATAAAGGCCTCTGCCGGATGTTTGATTTGGAACAGGAACCAAGCGCGGTTGACATGTATCCTTTAATTGAAAAAGGCGTGGCCTTTCACCACGCCGGGATGCTGCCCACACTAAAAGAAGCAATTGAGCGGCTTTTTACCAGTAAACTTATTAAAGTTATTTTTACTACCGAGACTTTCGCCTTAGGCATCAATATGCCCAGTAAAAGCGTTGCCTTTGATGAATTAAGGAAATTCTATGGCCGCTATGTCAGAAGCCTGAAGACGCGCGACTTCTATCAAATGGCCGGGCGCGCCGGCAGGCGCGGCATAGACAAAGAAGGATTTGTTTATTCCCGGGTTAACCCTTTTCGCATACAGCCGCACGAAGTAAAAAAAATTATCTATTCTCCCCCGGAAGAAGTGATCAGCCAATTCAACACTTCTTATGCTACTATTCTTAACCTTTATGAAAAACACCGGGACAAGGTCTTAGAAATTTATCCGCGCACCTTGCATTATTTCCAATCCCGTAAGAACCGGCAGAAAGAAGCCTTGAGGCTAATGGATGCCAAATTAAAACTTTTAAAAAAAGACGGCCATATCCAAAACGATATGCTCACCCAAAAAGGCGCCTTTGCTAAGACAGTTTACAGCTACGAGCTTTTGATGGCGGAACTTTTTGTTATCGGGGCATTAGAGCAAATGGATGAGGTCCAACTTGCCCTAACCTGCCTTGCCGCGGTCTTTGAGCCGCGCAAAGGGCAAGAAATATTAGATATTTCTCACCGCGCGCGCAAGGTAAGAAGGTATTGCGAAGAGATCTTTGCCCACATTAAAGAGAAGGAAGAATCGTTTCGTATCTACCCCTCAAGTAAAATGCCTTATTTTAACCTTTCTACAGCTATGGAGGCATGGTTAAACGGCACGCAATTCAATAAAATATTAAAATACACTGATACTGATGAAGGGGAAATTATTCGTTATTTCAGGATGAGCGTGCAGATATTGCGGGAAATAAACGATAATAAAGTATCCTCCGCCGCACTGCACAAGCGCCTGGGAGAAACCATCCGAGTGATCAATCGTGATATTGTCAACGCCGAGAACCAGCTGAGAAAAGGTTAA
- a CDS encoding DUF192 domain-containing protein, with amino-acid sequence MYRASLPMDQAMLFIFPEERTPGFWMKNMRFPLDIIWIDKHKKIIDIDTDVPICENNCPALSPVSAVLYVLEVNAGFCVKNGIQIGMAVDF; translated from the coding sequence ATGTACAGGGCGAGCTTGCCCATGGATCAGGCCATGCTTTTTATTTTCCCTGAAGAGCGTACCCCAGGTTTTTGGATGAAGAATATGCGGTTTCCCTTGGATATAATCTGGATTGATAAGCACAAGAAGATAATAGATATTGATACAGATGTGCCAATTTGTGAAAATAATTGCCCCGCCTTAAGCCCGGTATCGGCAGTGCTTTATGTTTTGGAAGTTAATGCTGGGTTTTGCGTTAAGAATGGCATCCAGATAGGTATGGCAGTAGACTTTTAA
- a CDS encoding NUDIX hydrolase, translating to MGYLEYIVNNLGWGPFVTVDAIIETPQGIVIIKRSNPPFGWALPGGFVDYGEALEEAVTREMKEETGLDIFNLQQFHTYSAANRDARFHTIGTVFIAQAKGNPKAGDDAADLRVLPIEEIEKEDFAFDHKKILEDYLVFKKGKNPF from the coding sequence ATTGGCTATTTGGAATATATCGTTAATAACCTAGGCTGGGGGCCTTTTGTTACGGTGGACGCGATTATTGAAACACCCCAAGGCATAGTGATCATCAAAAGATCTAATCCGCCTTTTGGCTGGGCGCTTCCCGGAGGATTTGTAGATTATGGCGAAGCCCTTGAAGAGGCAGTAACAAGAGAGATGAAAGAAGAAACCGGGCTTGATATATTTAATCTGCAGCAATTCCATACCTATTCTGCCGCTAATCGCGACGCGCGTTTTCATACTATTGGCACAGTTTTTATTGCTCAAGCTAAGGGTAATCCTAAAGCCGGCGATGATGCGGCAGACTTGCGCGTCTTGCCTATTGAAGAGATTGAAAAAGAAGATTTCGCTTTTGACCACAAGAAAATACTGGAGGATTACCTTGTTTTCAAAAAAGGCAAGAATCCTTTTTAA
- a CDS encoding dockerin type I repeat-containing protein, translating into TNNQKPINQTGLGIGYWNLGFIWSLGFGYWLLFFITLCLFASPAAQAAVGPNYIEQWGITWTFDKPITDDKSDPEVLSGNKYLYGKFVNGDYWVVGPVKIIEIFPRSITSDGTFQQDGWTVPNGITINGSMINPRANESRQGYNSNLEDFRIEYSNGLNVALGVNAQNPLTVTASSSLISTRSRSRTIDGPNTSDSDVKTASILTVLLQAPSANSFRPTYCGLTKTIYSTENLLRDMLLSLPKVTGTPAIASVEAKFQKPWLGHIAGWSGKYIFPVDSININYGAVMHDVIGIGALMLHLDFSLTEKEKLLIYYVQLGIDLYGIVADGGTRNWLNDGGHAGGRKWPILFAGIMLNNSEMKNVGMKSGDYLYSAMPNTSPVKYYEPGGGWDCPVTNGPPADYVHFGEDDQSFYVTQLDVDLTNSAYWKPGYDPNLPYVNKDIGMPEWGINHSERPHATNNLWSAGYRNIASPPFHGPALAALMMNAKEIWNHNAYFDYTDRYMAATKVGGENYGYWSNVGSFTRNMWDTYRANYGPIWPDKGVVMYGDVSGDYALSAYDAALAARIAVGLDALGDKLTIADVSGDGFITAYDAALIAQKAVGFISKFPVES; encoded by the coding sequence AACCAATAATCAAAAACCAATCAACCAAACAGGTTTGGGTATTGGTTATTGGAATTTGGGATTTATTTGGAGCTTGGGATTTGGTTATTGGTTATTGTTCTTTATAACTCTGTGTCTTTTTGCCTCTCCCGCGGCGCAGGCGGCAGTGGGCCCTAATTATATTGAGCAGTGGGGGATTACTTGGACATTTGATAAGCCTATTACAGATGATAAGAGTGACCCAGAAGTTTTAAGCGGGAATAAATATTTGTATGGAAAATTTGTAAATGGGGATTATTGGGTAGTGGGGCCGGTGAAGATAATTGAGATTTTCCCCCGATCTATCACTAGCGACGGTACATTTCAACAAGATGGATGGACAGTTCCAAATGGCATAACGATCAATGGGTCAATGATAAATCCACGCGCAAATGAATCGCGGCAAGGCTATAACAGTAATCTTGAGGATTTTCGTATTGAATATTCAAACGGCCTAAACGTTGCTCTTGGCGTAAATGCGCAAAACCCACTTACGGTTACTGCTAGCAGTTCTCTTATTTCTACAAGGAGCAGATCTAGGACTATTGATGGACCAAACACCAGCGATTCTGATGTTAAAACGGCATCTATCCTGACAGTGCTTTTGCAAGCTCCTTCTGCAAACAGTTTTAGGCCAACATATTGCGGTTTGACAAAAACAATTTACTCTACTGAAAATTTACTTCGGGATATGCTTTTGTCTCTCCCAAAAGTGACAGGTACGCCGGCTATTGCTTCTGTAGAGGCCAAATTTCAGAAGCCATGGTTAGGGCATATTGCAGGATGGAGCGGGAAGTATATATTCCCGGTGGATAGCATTAATATTAACTATGGTGCCGTTATGCATGATGTTATCGGTATAGGGGCGTTAATGCTTCATTTGGATTTCTCGCTTACAGAAAAAGAGAAACTACTTATTTATTATGTCCAGCTTGGGATTGATCTTTATGGCATCGTAGCAGATGGAGGCACGCGGAATTGGCTAAATGACGGCGGACACGCTGGTGGCCGTAAATGGCCAATTCTTTTTGCGGGAATCATGCTTAACAATAGCGAAATGAAAAATGTAGGGATGAAAAGTGGGGATTATCTTTATAGCGCAATGCCCAACACAAGCCCTGTTAAATATTATGAACCCGGAGGCGGGTGGGATTGTCCTGTGACCAACGGTCCACCTGCTGATTATGTGCATTTTGGAGAAGATGACCAGAGTTTTTATGTTACACAATTGGATGTGGATTTAACTAATAGCGCATATTGGAAACCCGGTTATGATCCTAATTTACCATATGTTAATAAGGATATCGGGATGCCGGAGTGGGGAATTAATCATTCCGAACGGCCTCACGCAACCAACAATCTTTGGTCTGCAGGTTATAGAAATATAGCTTCTCCGCCATTCCATGGGCCAGCTTTAGCCGCTTTAATGATGAACGCAAAAGAAATATGGAACCATAACGCGTATTTTGATTACACAGACAGGTATATGGCAGCCACTAAGGTAGGCGGAGAAAATTATGGTTATTGGAGTAATGTAGGAAGTTTTACGCGTAATATGTGGGATACTTATCGCGCAAACTACGGCCCGATCTGGCCGGATAAAGGCGTTGTTATGTATGGCGATGTTTCTGGTGATTACGCGCTTAGTGCTTATGATGCGGCCCTTGCAGCGCGTATTGCCGTTGGGCTTGATGCGTTGGGTGATAAATTAACAATTGCCGATGTGTCAGGGGATGGTTTTATAACAGCTTACGATGCAGCGTTGATCGCTCAAAAAGCAGTCGGCTTTATAAGTAAATTTCCAGTAGAATCATAG
- a CDS encoding AAA family ATPase, giving the protein MKNIKRILKIKLPKNQSAFLWGARKTGKTTYLKENFPDSIVYDFLKTDLFFEISKNPSLLRERLLAKEGTLLKEPIILDEVQKVPQVLDEVHWLIENKGLRFMLCGSSARKLKRGHANLLGGRAWRYELFPLTSLEIGQINLLRALNQGLIPLHYLQHREDCKKSLEAYVQDYLREEVFAEGLTRNIPAFSRFFDAFGYSHGEITNYANIARDCGIDAKTVKEYYQILVDTLLAVRIEPFKKRQSRQVIMKASKYYMFDVGVAGHLTKRNIWEQKGSEFGKAFEHFILMEIIAFRSYTSKDFGINFWRTKTGLEVDFVLGDREVAIEIKGASRIDTRDMSGLEAFIQACPPKKAIVVCNEKEKRAHGKIMIWPWEVFLQELWSGKII; this is encoded by the coding sequence ATGAAAAATATTAAGCGGATTTTGAAGATTAAGCTGCCTAAGAATCAGTCTGCGTTTTTATGGGGTGCCAGAAAAACGGGTAAAACCACATATTTAAAGGAAAACTTCCCGGATAGTATTGTTTATGATTTTTTGAAGACAGATTTATTCTTTGAGATATCAAAGAATCCATCGCTTTTGCGGGAGCGGCTGCTTGCAAAAGAAGGAACGCTACTTAAAGAACCTATAATACTTGACGAGGTGCAAAAGGTGCCCCAGGTATTAGATGAGGTGCATTGGCTAATAGAAAATAAGGGCTTACGTTTTATGCTTTGCGGTTCAAGCGCAAGAAAGTTAAAAAGAGGGCATGCGAACCTGCTCGGAGGCAGGGCGTGGCGCTATGAACTGTTTCCGCTTACTAGCCTAGAAATAGGCCAGATAAACTTGCTGCGTGCTTTAAATCAGGGCCTAATACCGCTTCATTATTTGCAACATAGAGAAGACTGTAAAAAATCCTTAGAAGCTTATGTGCAGGATTATTTACGCGAAGAGGTTTTTGCAGAAGGTTTGACGCGCAACATCCCTGCGTTTTCAAGATTTTTTGACGCCTTCGGATATTCTCATGGCGAAATAACTAATTATGCCAATATCGCGCGTGATTGCGGCATTGACGCCAAAACAGTTAAAGAATATTATCAAATTCTTGTGGATACCTTGTTGGCTGTGAGGATCGAACCTTTTAAGAAAAGGCAATCACGGCAAGTGATAATGAAAGCCTCTAAGTATTATATGTTCGATGTAGGGGTAGCTGGACATTTGACCAAAAGGAATATATGGGAACAAAAGGGCTCTGAATTTGGGAAGGCGTTTGAGCATTTCATACTTATGGAAATAATTGCTTTCAGGTCATATACCAGTAAGGATTTTGGTATAAATTTCTGGAGGACAAAAACCGGCCTTGAAGTAGATTTTGTGCTTGGAGATAGAGAGGTTGCTATAGAAATAAAGGGGGCCAGCCGTATAGATACAAGAGATATGAGTGGATTAGAGGCTTTTATCCAGGCATGTCCTCCCAAGAAAGCCATAGTAGTGTGCAATGAGAAAGAGAAAAGGGCGCATGGGAAAATAATGATATGGCCATGGGAGGTATTTTTGCAGGAATTGTGGTCAGGGAAAATAATCTGA
- a CDS encoding glycine zipper domain-containing protein, translated as MRKVLSVLSVGIFVLVLTGCEGNKTRVAEGAGIGGLLGAAAGGIIGHQSGHDAGGALIGAAVGAAAGGAVGSQIEKPAAKDAMASAPAVSVGQMSILEVIDLAKSKTPDDIIIDKIKKTGSKFNLKPEDVTYLQAQGVSQAVIDAMAQN; from the coding sequence ATGCGCAAAGTATTATCGGTTTTATCTGTAGGCATATTTGTTCTAGTTTTAACTGGTTGTGAAGGCAATAAAACCCGTGTTGCAGAAGGCGCTGGTATTGGAGGCCTTTTAGGCGCGGCAGCAGGGGGCATAATCGGGCATCAGAGCGGACATGACGCAGGCGGCGCATTGATCGGAGCGGCAGTAGGCGCGGCAGCAGGAGGCGCGGTAGGAAGTCAAATTGAAAAACCTGCAGCCAAGGATGCAATGGCTTCGGCACCAGCAGTTTCCGTAGGTCAGATGTCAATTTTAGAAGTTATTGACCTTGCTAAATCTAAAACTCCGGATGATATTATTATTGATAAAATTAAAAAGACTGGTTCCAAGTTTAATTTGAAACCCGAAGATGTTACTTATTTACAAGCTCAAGGCGTGTCGCAGGCGGTTATTGATGCGATGGCCCAGAATTAA
- a CDS encoding PilZ domain-containing protein, which produces MYMHSHSSDRRRFQRLNMNLSVFYRVQSPLDLKIGTGDREFEATTLDISPAGMAFLSKYNLPEKSCLSMKLVLFQVRRDGMVDFNDPVEMTAQVRSCVSYAGGDYRVGVSFNEINTNSQEDESISGKLSLKSL; this is translated from the coding sequence ATGTATATGCACTCGCACTCTTCTGATCGCAGGCGTTTCCAGCGTTTGAATATGAATTTGAGCGTTTTCTACCGTGTCCAATCTCCCCTTGATCTAAAAATAGGAACAGGTGATAGGGAATTTGAGGCTACGACTTTAGATATAAGCCCAGCGGGGATGGCTTTTTTAAGTAAATACAATCTTCCGGAAAAATCCTGCTTAAGCATGAAGTTGGTTTTATTCCAAGTGCGTAGAGACGGGATGGTGGATTTTAATGACCCGGTTGAAATGACCGCTCAAGTGCGCTCTTGCGTATCTTATGCCGGAGGCGATTATCGCGTGGGGGTGTCTTTTAACGAAATAAATACCAACTCTCAAGAAGACGAAAGTATATCCGGTAAATTGTCTCTGAAGTCTTTATAA